The nucleotide window TGACCCGCCGGCGTTCGCCATGTCGTCGCTGGAGCCCTGGCTGGACCGGGTGCGCGCCGGCACGGCCACGTACCCGGTGCGGCTGGTGAGCCGGGACAGCCGTTCCACGGCGGAGGGCGGACGCCGGGCGGTACGCGAGCTGGCCGGCCAGAAGGGCGCGCGGATCGTCGTCACGCTGGCCGGCACCCAGGTGCTGCCCGCCGTCGCCGACGGCTGCGAGGAGGCCGGGGTGCCCTGTGTCTCCAGCGCGTTCCCCTGGCAGGCCTACTACTACGGGCGCGGCGCCACCGAGGCCACCCCGTTCCGCTGGACGTACCACTTCTGCTGGGGACTGGACGCCATCGCGGAGACCTTCACCGACCTGTGGGCGCTCTCCGGCGCCGGGCCCACCGTGGGGTGCCTGTGGAACGACGGCCCGCAGGGCACCTGGTCACGGGAGGCGGAACGCGGCTTCGCGGCCGTCGCCCGCGCCCGTGGCTACCGGCTGGTGGACCCGGCCGCCTACCAGGAACCCGCCGCCGACCTCGGCGGCCACGCCGACGCCTTCGCGGCGGCCGGCGCCGAACTGGTCACCAGCGCCGCCACCGCACGCGACCTGGCGCTCTTCCGCACCACCGCCGCCGAACGCGGCACGCACCCACGGCTGATCACCTGCTCGCGCCGGCTCGCCTACCCGCCCTCGGTCACCGGCGGCGAGCGGCCCGCCCAGGCCGACGTGGCCACCCTGGCCTACTGGACGCCCCGCCACCCCTACCGTTCCTCCCTCGACGGCACCACCGCCGCCCGGCTCGCCGAGGAGTACGAGCGGCACACCGGCTGCCAGTGGCTCCAGCCGCTCGGCCTCGCCCACGCGCTCATCGAGGTCGCCGTCCACGCGCTGCGCACCGCGGCCGACCCCACGGACCGCGCGGCCGTCGCCGACGCGATCGCCCGCACCAAGCTGGAGACCGTCGCCGGACCGCTGGACTGGACGGCCGGCCCGGTCCCCAACGTCGCCACGGTGCGCCTCGCCGGCGGCCAGTGGCGACCGGGCCGCCACCACGACGACGAACTGTCCCTGGTGACCGACGGCGGCATCGACGGACTGCGCGCCGAGGCCGACCTCGTCCTCAGCCGGTAGCCGGCCGAGGATGGTTGAATCCCCGCATGAATGATCTTGTCGTACTGCGGGTCTTCCTCGGGCCGGACGGCGGGGGAGGCAACCTGCTGGGCGTCGTCCCCGACGGCACCGCGCTGCCCGGCCGTCCGGAACGCCAGGAGCGCGCCGCCCGACTCGGCTTCAGCGAGACCGTGTTCATCGACGACCCGGTCCGCGGCGAGGTGGACATCTACACCCCGAGCACCCGACTGCCGTTCGCCGGGCACCCGTTGGTCGGCACCTCCTGGCTGCTGCGTCGGGACGGTCACGACCCGGCGGTGCTGCGTCCGCCGGCCGGTGAGGTGGCGGCCTGGCGGGAGGGGGAGTTCGACTGGATCCGCGGGCGCGCCGAGTGGGCCGCCGGCCGCCGCACCCAGCGGTACGACTCGGTGGCCGAGGTCGACGCGCTGCCCGCCCCGCCGCCCGGCGAGGGGTGGTTGTACGCCTGGGCCTGGCAGGACGAGGCCGCCGGGGTGGTCCGGGCCCGCGGCTTCCCGCGCCGCTCGGACGGGATCACCGAGGACGAGGCCACCGGCGCCGCCGCCGTCGTCCTCACCGCGGAACTCGGCCGCCCGCTCGACATCCGCCAGGGCGCCGGCTCGCAGATCCTCACCCGCCACCACCCCGACGGCTGGATCGACGTCGGCGGCCGGGTCGCCGAAGCGCCCCGGGCCACCCGGCGCTGACCCGGCGGACGCCACAGCCCCGGTTCCGTACCGGCGCCGCGCCCAGGTCAGGGTCGCTCTCAGGGTTCGCCCGGGGCCGGATCAGCCTCAAGGGGGAGCGGGGCGCCCGCGCCGGTACGTAAGACTGGTCGGCGAGCGAGCGGGCGGCCCGGTGAGGCGGCCGTCACCACGAAGGGGGAAACGATGCAACACCGGTCGGCGAAGCGGTTGTTGGCCATGGCCACCGTCACGGCGGTCGGCGCGGCGGGGCTGACCGCGTGCTCCGGCGTCTTCGACCAGCGGCACCGCACCGTCTCCTACGGCGTCCACGAGACCGTGCACGCCCTGGTCGTCAAGGGCGGCACCGGCGACGTCCACGTCACCGGCGGCTCCGGCCCCGTCCAGGTCACCGAACGGCAGAACTACCACGACACGCCCCCCAACGCCACCCACACCACCACCGACGGCACCCTCACGCTCGCCTACTCCGGCCGCGACACCGCCATCGACTACGACGTGCGCGTGCCGGCCGGCACCGTGGTCACCATCACCGACGACACCGGCGACATACGGGTGGCCGGCATCTCCGGCGCCGTGCGCGCCACCACCGACACCGGCAGCGTCACCGGCAGCGGACTCACCTCCCGCCAGGTCGAGTTGGTCTCCGACACCGGCGACGTCACCGCCCGGCTCGACGCCGTGCCCGACCGGGTGAGCGCCGGCTCCGGCACCGGCAAGGTCGACCTCAAGGTGCCGGGGAACGCCTCCTACGCCGTCACCGCCACCGCCGGCACCGGCAAGGCCCGGGTGGAGGTCCCGCAGGCGACCGGCAGCCGTCACACCATCAGCGCCAAGGCCGGCACCGGGGACGTCACCGTGTCCGCCGGCTGACCGGCGCCGGTCACGCCTCGTACCGCACCCCGCCGAGCACGGCGGCGTTCACCGGCGGCAGATACTCCCGCACCGGGTTCCGCCGCCACCAGGCACCGGTCTCGCGCAGCTCGCGCGGGCCGGTGAACCGGTAGCGGAACAGCCGGGCCCGCACATAGGCCGGCGGCGCGTCGGGGAACGGGTTGCGGCGCAGCAGCTTCAGCGTGTCGCGGTCGTTCGCCAGCAGCCTGGCGGCGAGCGCGAGCAGCCACGGCTCCGCGTACAGCGAGGAGAGCGCGGCGAACCACATCAGCCAGTCCAGCCGCAGATGGTAGGGGGCGAACTGGCGGGGCAGCCGCCGCGGATCACCCGGCTTGCCCTTGAACTCGTACTCCAGCCAACGCGAACCGGGGCCCGGGTCGGGGTCGGCGGTGCCTTCGACGACCACCTCCATCCGCACCCGGGTGATCGACCCGAAGGCACCGTAGGCGTTGACCAGGTGGAGGCGGTTGAAGGAGTAGTTCATCAGCTGGCCACGGGAGACCAGGTTCCGGGCCGGCCAGTAGCTGAGCACCGCCACCAGCACGGTGAAGGCGAGCACCACGGCCTCGTACCAGACGGGGGCGGCCGGCGACGCGGGCGGCCGGGGCAGCCCGAGGACGTCCGCCGCCCGCGCACCGTCGACGGCGGCGAAGGCCAGCACGATGGTCAGCCAGTTGAGCCAGGCGAAGTTGCCCGAGGCCACCAGCCACAACTGGGTGACGATCACGATCCCCGCGGCCACGCTCGCCACCGGCTGCGGGGTGAACAGCAGCACCGGGACGACGAGTTGGGCCATGTGGTTGGCGGCCGTCTCCACCCGGTGCAGCGGCTTCGGCAGATGGTGGAAGAACCACGACAGCGGCCCCGGCATCGGCTGCGTCTCGTGGTGGTAGTACAGGCAGGTCAGATCACGCCAGCAGCGGTCCCCGCGCATCTTGATCAGCCCGGCGCCGAACTCCACCCGGAACAGCAGCCAGCGCACCAGCCACAGCACCAGCACCGGCGGCGCGGTGCGCGCGTTGCCCAGGAAGAGCCCCAGCAGCCCCGCCTCCAGCAGCAGCGACTCCCACCCGAAGCCGTACCACACCTGCCCCACGTTGACGACGGACAGGTACAGCGCCCACATCACCGCCCACATCACCATCGACGCCCACAACGGCACCGCGTCGGCCGCCCCCGCCACCACCGCCGCCGACAACGCCGCGCCACCCCACGCCACCAGGGCGAAGAACCGGTCCGAGTAGTGCAGGTGGAACAGGCTCGGGGAACGCCGGAACGGCACCCGGGCGGTGAACCGCGGCACCGGCAGCATGCCGTTCGCCCCGATCAGCGCCCGGAACTGGTTGGCCGCCGCCACGAACGCGATCACGTACAGCGCGGCGAGCGACCGCTGGAAGACCAGCCGGCTCAGCCAGTACCCGGAGGCCGTGAACCACTCCATACCGCAGCCGCCCCTCGCCACGTCGACGTCTCGCCGGGGATCCGTACCACCTCACCGGGGCGGAAAACCGCGCGGACGCCGGACGCCCGGCCCCCGCGGTGGTACGGCGGGCCGCGACGGGGAACCGGAGAAGCGGACGAAGAACCGCGAAAGAGGTGACCGGCCTGATGCACACGCTCGTCCAATGGCTCGGCGGTCTGTCCGGCCCCGTGGTCTACGCGGTCGTCGGGGCGCTGGTCTTCCTCGAGGACGCCATCTTCGTCGGCTTCGTCCTCCCCGGGGAGACCGCCGTGGTCATCGGCGGGGTCCTCGCCAGCCAGGGGGCGGTCTCGGTCGGCTGGCTGATCCTGGTCGTGGTGGCCGCCGCCGTCGTCGGCGACTCGGTGGGGTACGAGATCGGCAGCCGCGTCGGCCCCCGGGTGCTCGCCACCCGGCCGCTGCGCCGCCACGCCCACCGGGTCCGCAGCGCGCAGGACCTGATCCGGCGGCGCGGACCCGTCGCCGTCTTCCTCGGCCGCTTCATCGCCTTCTTCCGCGCCATGATGCCCGCGCTGGCCGGCGTGTCCCACATGCCGTACCCGCGCTTCCTGCTCTTCAACGCCCTCGGCGGGATCACCTGGGGGGCCGGCTTCACGCTGCTGGGGTACTTCGCCGGGACGGCGTACGCGCGGGTCGAGCGGGTCGCGGGACGGGTGATCGCGGTGGTGGTGGCCGCCGTGGTGGTCGTGGCGCTGGTGGTGTGGCACGTGCGCCGGCGCCGCAGGGAGCGCGCGCAGGAGGGCGACGGCGCGCGGTAGCTCTCCGGGACCGGCGGGTCAGTGGTGCGGGACGATCGCCACCGGGCAGGTGGCGTGGTGCACCGCGGCCTGGGCGACCGCGCCGACCCGGTGGACGCCGCCGTGCCGCCGGTGCCGGCCGACCACCAGCAGCCCGGCCCCGGACGCCGCCGCCACCACTGCCCGCGCCGGGCTCTCCAGCCGCACCACGGTCTCCACGGTGACCTGGGGGAAGCGCTCACGGAACGGCCGCAGCGCCTCGGCCACCTCGTCCTCGGCCTCGGCGGAGATCTCCGCCGCCGCGTCCTTGTCCACCCCCCAGGGTGCGTACCCCTGGGCCGGCAGGGCGCGGCCGTGCACCACCCGCAGCGGGACGTCGCGCTGGGCGGCCGTCTCGAAGGCGAAGTCGGCGACCTCGGTGCCGGGCCGGTCCAGGTCGAGCCCGACGGCCACCGGGCGCCGGTCGAGCGCGTCCCCCTGGGCCTCCTCACGGGTGGCGGCGCGCACCAGCACCACCGGATGCTCGGCCCGCGCGGCCACGTGCAGCGCGGTGTCGCCCAGGAAGAAACCGCCGACCGCCCCCAGCCCCCGGGAGCCGAGCACCAGCATCCGGGACTCCTGCGCCGCGGCCAGCAGCGCGCCGGCCGGCTCCTCGGCGACCAGGTCCTGGACCACGGGGAGATCCGGATGGCGGGCGTGGACCGCCGCCCCGGCGTCGCTGACGACGCGCTTGGCCCAGTAGTTGGGGTCCTCGCCCTCCGTACCGTGGCCCGGCTCCCGCGCGGGGCCGGGCCGCCCCGGCGACAGCAGCACCCAGGCGTGCGTCAACCGCAGCGACAACCCCCGCCGGACCGCCTCCCGGGCTCCCCAGTACGCGGCCGACAGGCTCTCCGGCGAACCGTCCAGCCCCACGGTGATCACGGGCTCCACGTCGCCGTCCTCAGCGCGGGACCCGGCGCCGTCGGCCGGGCGGGAAGGGGCGGCGGGCGGCGACGGTCACGGGGGGCATCCCTTCACGCACCGGCCGGCCACGGCGGGCCGGCCGGTGCTCGCGGCGACGGCGAGGAGGCGATCCCACTGTGCCAACCCCGGCCGCCGTCCGTCCGGCCGCCGCGCGAATCACCGGCTCGCATTCCCCCGAACGAGTGAACGTGGCGGCATGGTGTTAGCCCGGCCGGGTGACGGCGGGGTGCCGGATCAGCCCTGGAGCACCTTGTCGAGGAAGGCGTCCAGGTTGGCCGTCATCCGGGCGACCCGCTCGCTCAGCGGCAGCGTCTCGTCGGCCCGGCCGACCAGCTGGGAGGTGCGCTTGCCGCGTACGTACAGCGGGCAGGCCAGGTCCGCGCAGAAGTACGCGCCGACCGTGTTGCCCTCCCGGCCCGCGACACCGGCCCGGCGGGCGGTGAGCAGAGTGACCCCGCTGCCCGGGTGACCGGTCACGCAGATCGAGCACACCGTGGTCCTGGTGAAGCTGCGCCGGATGTTCTGCGGCGCGCGCAGGGTGACGCCGACGAGGCCGCCGTCACGCTCGGCGACCAGGTAGCCGCGGTCGGGGGCGCCCTGGTCGCGCCAGCCGAGGAAGTCCAGGTCGGCCCAGGGGAGTTCGGCCAGGTCGCGGGGGAGGGGGAGGCGCCCCGCCTCGCCCTTGGAGCAGTTGACGAACGACGTGCGTATCCGGTCTTCGGACAGGGGTTGCATGACGGGGAAGCTAACAGTCGGTGACCGTCGGCGTCGCGTGATTTTCCGCCCGCGGGCCTCGTGGGCGCGAACGTCACGGCGCCGCCGTGATCTCGCACCACACACACTTGCCGGTGCCCCGCGGCTCCACCCCCCACGCCTGCGCCAACTCCTCCACCAGCAGCATCCCGCGCCCGGAGGTCGACCCCTCGGGGGCGGCGCGGCGGTGCGGGGTGACCGGCGAGGTGTCGGTGACCTCCAGCCGCAGCGACCGGCCGGCGTGGCGGACCGGGGCGGCGGTCAGCGTGGCGTTGCCGCCGGCGTGCAGCAGGGCGTTGGTGGCCAGCTCCGAGGCGAGCAGCTCCGCGGTGTCCGCCACCGACTCCAGCGACCAGCGGCGCAGCGCCGTGCGCAGCTCCTGCCGGGCCTTGTGCAGCGACTCGGGGTTGCCCGCGCTGATCCTGGTCGCCAGGTGCGGACGCGTCGCGGGGCGCCCCTCCCGGGGCCGGCGCACCAGCAGCAGCGCCACGTCGTCGTCGAGGCCGGTGTGCGCGGCCATGGTGCGCAGCAGATGGTCGGCGAGGGGTTCGGGGCGCAGCGGGCCGGAGTGGAGCGCGGTCAGCAGCTGCCGCCGGCCGTGGTCGATGTCGGTGGTGCGTGATTCGATCAGTCCGTCGGTGCACAGCACCATGGCCGCCCCCGGGGCCAGGGTGACCTCGGTGGCGGGGTAGGAGAGCCGGGCGGTGGGCGGGACGAGCCCCAGCGGCAGCCCGCCCGGGGTGGCGAGCCAGGTGCCGCCGCCGTCCGGATGGCGGACCAGGGGTTCGAGGTGGCCGGCCCGCACCACCTCGGCGATCCCGGTCAGCGGATCGAGGGTGACCAGCAGGCAGGTGGCGAAGCGGTCGGTGTCCAGCTCGGTGAGGAACGCCGAGGCGCGGGCCATCACGCTGGACGGCGGATGGCCCTCGGCGGCGTAGGCGCGCAGCGCGATCCGCAGCTGCCCCATGACGGCGGCGGCGCGCACGTCGTGGCCCTGGACGTCGCCGACGACGGTGGCGACCCGGCCGTCCGGCAGCGGCACGGCGTCGTACCAGTCGCCGCCGATGTCCTGGCCGGTGCCGGCCGGGCGGTAGCGCACGGCCAGGTCGAGCCCGGGCACCCGGGGCAGGTGGCCGGGGAGCATCGCGGTCTGCAGCCCGGTGGCCACCTCGTGCTCGTGGTCGTAGAGCAGGGCGCGTTGCAGCGACTGGGCGATCGCGCCACTCAGCGCGGAGAGCACGGTGCGCTCGTCGTGGGTGAAGCGGTGCTTGCCGCGGAAGGCGAGCCCGAGGGCGCCGATCGGCGTGTCGTGGGCGATCAGCGGCAGGTAGGCGAAGGCGTCGGCGTCCACCTGGGGCAGGTAACGGCGCAGCCGCGGGTAGCGGCGGCCCAGCTCGGACCGGTCGGTGAGGAAGGTCGGCCGCCGGGTCCGGATCGCCTCGCTCAGCGGCAGCGCCTCACCCAGCGGCGCCACGTGCACGTCGTGGACGATCTCGTCCGGCACCCCGCGGCTGCCGACCAGCCGCACCCGCGCGTTCTCCACCAGCCCCAGCACGATGCCGCCGGCGCCCAGCCGGCCCAGCAGCCGAGGCGCGGTGAGCGCCTGGGCCACGTCCTCCACGGTCACCGTGCGGGCCAGCGCGTCGGTGACGTCGCGGACCATGCCGGCCTGGCGGCGCCGCTCGTCCTTGGCCTGCCGCAGCTCCTGGGTCCGGTCGACGGCGCGCAGCTCCTGGCTGGCGTCGCGCACGATGCCGATCACGCGCAGCGGGCGCTGTTCCTCGTCGCAGACGACATGGGCCTGGGTGTGCGTCCAGCGCAGCGTGCCGTCGGGCCGGCGGACGCGGAAGTAGCAGCTGTAGCCGGTGCGTTCGGCCAGCGCCCGGTCGATCTGGCCGCGCAGCGCGGGCAGCTCCTGCGGCAGCATGCGCTCGCTGACGGTGTGCGGGTCGCCGTCGAACTCCGCGGGGTCGATGCCGAGGACGTCGAGCGCGGCCTCGTCGTAGCGGAGCAGCCCGGACGCCAGGTCCCACACGAAGCTGCCCATGCCGTTGAGGGCCAGCGCGACGTCCGCGGTGACCGGTGACGGCCCCCGGTGCGCTGGGCGGTCGGACCGAGGGGAACGGCGCACGCTTGCCTCCCTGGTTGCCCAGGGCCCAGGACGCGCCGGTGGACGCGCCCTCGTGCGCCGGCGGCCACGACGGCGCACGCGCGGGGCCGGAGCTTCCATTGTGCGGTCCTTCACCGCCGCCCGCCTGTCGGCGCCGCCGGGACGGCGTGCCCGTACGGGCAACGGGGCGCGCGAACGGCCCGGCCCCGGCGCGCTGCGGCACGGCCGAGCGGACCCAACGGCTAGGGTTTGCCCATGGGTTGACCACCCGGGCCCGCCCCGTCGCACGGGGCGCGGCATGCCGGTACGACAGCGGGGGCGGACGCCGACGGCACCGGATGCCCGGGTCCGCCCGGGGAGGGGAACGACGATGACGGACGCCGCCGACTGGATGCGCGGGAGCGACCGCCCCCCGGTGGAACTGCACACCGACCGGGCCCACGCCGCCCGGGTCTACGACTACCTGCTCGGCGGCAAGACCAACTACGCCGCCGACCGGCTCGCCGCCGAGGAGGCGCTGGCCGTCCTGCCGAACGCCGCGTCGACCGCCCGGCACAACCGCGCGTTCATGCACCGTGTCGCCCGCCACCTGGCCGTCCGGGCGGGGATACACCAGTTCCTGGACATCGGCACCGGCATCCCCACCTCACCCAACCTGCACGAGGTGGTGCAGGCGGTGGTCCCGCACGCACGGGTCGTCTACGCCGACAACGACCCCATCGTGCTCACCCACTCCCGGGCCCTGCACGTCAGCCACCCCGGCGGACGCACCGCCTACGTCCACGGCGACCTGTGCGACCCCGAGGCGATCCTGGCCTCCCCCGAACTGCGCGAGACGCTCGACCTGGAGCGCCCGGTCGCCCTGACCCTGGTGGCCGTCCTGCACTGGCTCCCCCGCGACCAGGACCCGTACGACATCGTGCGCCGGCTGACCGACCGGCTGGCCCCCGGCAGCTACCTGGCGTTATCGCACGTCACCGCGGACTTCGAGCACGACATCGACCGGATCTCCGAGACCTTCGAGCGGACCGGCTCGCAGGTCAACGCGCGGACCAGGGCCGAGGTGGCGCGCTTCTTCGACGGGCTGGAACTGATCGAGCCCGGCATCGAGGTGGTCCAGCGCTGGCGCCCCGAGGAGGGCGACCCCACCCTGCTCGACCAGGTCGGCGACGCCCAGGTGCCGCTCTACGGCGGGGTGGCCCGCAAGCCCTGAACCGGTCGGCGCCCGCGACCCGGTGGCCGCGGGCGCGCCACTGATCACCGCGCGGTCAGCGCGGCCCACACCGCCTTGCCGGAGGCGTCCGGGGTGGTCCACCCCCACGAGTCGCTGAGCGCGTCGATCACATGGAGGCCGCGCCCGGACTCGGCGAAGTAGTCCGGCTTCCGTATCACCGGCACCTCGGGGTTGGGGTCGCAGACCGCGCACAGCACGGTGCGGTCGCGGCGCAGCAGCCCGAGCCAGACCGGTCGGGCGGAGGCGCGCCGGCCGCGCGGACCGGCCACGCCGTACCGCAGGGCGTTGCTCAGCAACTCGGAGACGACCACCGCGACGTCGTCCACCACGGTGGCCAGGCCCCAGCCGCCGAGCGTGCGCCGGGTGAACTGCCGTGCCTCACCGGTGGCCTGGGGGTCGGCACCGAGCGCGCAGGCGGCGAAGCCGGTGGCGCCGTGCCCCAGTTCGCCGAGGGGGAACGCCTCGTCGGCGGCGGCGGCGAGCCAGTGTCTGCCACCCGGCCCCTCGGAGAGCACGTCACCTGTCGAACCGGCCGGATGTGCAGTCATCAACAACTCCGCGGTGCCTCTTCGGGCAATCGTCACGAACGGGCCTGGGCGATTCCACTATCCCCGCATCCTTCTGGTGCTGCAAGCACATCTGCAATTACAGTCGTAAGGACATCGGTAAGCACATCCGCGCTTGCATCGGTAAGAACGGATGCACGTGCACGAGGAGTTGACGGTCCGTCAGCTCCCAACTGTGTGCCCTGGTACGACGAGGAGCAGCCGCGATGGACCAGACAGACAACGGCGTGTACAACGGCGTGCAGTCCACCCGGATCGAAGGCGTGCGGTGGCTCAAGAGCCGGCGCAGCAACCCCAGCGGCAACTGCGTCGAAGTGGCCGCACTGCCCGACGGCGGGTTCGCCGTGCGCAACTCCCGCCACCCCGAGGGCCCGGCGCTGATCTACACCCACGCCGAGCTGGCGGCCTTCGTCGGCGGCGCCAAGGACGGCGACTTCGACGCCCTGGTGGCGGGCGAGGGCACCCGGTGAGCCGGGGGTCCCGGGGCCACCCGCGCCCCGCCCGGGCACCGCACCGCCCCGGGACCCGAACCGGCGGCCACCGGCGCTGTACCGGACCGCGTCCCGGATGTCAGACTGAGTGCTTGCCCAGTCACTCACGGGAGTTGGAATGACCGCGATGATGCGGCCGGACAGCCAGCCGTCGATAAAGCGCTACCTGGACCATCCCCGGGGCGGCCCCACCGTCCTGCGGATCGTGCTCGGCACCCAGCTGCGCAAACTGCGCGAGGCGGCAGGCATCTCCCGTGAGCACGCCGGGGACGCCATCCGCGGCTCGCACGCCAAGATCAGCCGCCTCGAACTGGGCCGGGTCAGCTTCAAGGAACGCGACGTCGCCGACCTGCTCACCCTCTACGGCGTCCACGACGAGGACGAGCGCGCCGAATACCTCACCCTGGCCCGGCACGCCAACACCCCGGGCTGGTGGTACCGGTACGGCGACGTGCTGCCGTCCTGGTTCGAGACCCACATCGGGCTGGAGGAGGCGGCCACCCTGATCCGCACCTACGAGGTGCAGTTCGTCCCCGGCCTGCTGCAGACCGAGGAGTACGCCAGGGCGGTCACCCGGCTCGGCCACCCCGACGCCTCGGCGCGGGAGATAGAGCGCCGCGTCGATCTGCGGATGGCCCGGCAGAAGATGCTGGCC belongs to Streptantibioticus cattleyicolor NRRL 8057 = DSM 46488 and includes:
- a CDS encoding helix-turn-helix domain-containing protein, which translates into the protein MTAMMRPDSQPSIKRYLDHPRGGPTVLRIVLGTQLRKLREAAGISREHAGDAIRGSHAKISRLELGRVSFKERDVADLLTLYGVHDEDERAEYLTLARHANTPGWWYRYGDVLPSWFETHIGLEEAATLIRTYEVQFVPGLLQTEEYARAVTRLGHPDASAREIERRVDLRMARQKMLAQPEAPRLWAVIDEAALRRPLGGPEAMRDQLTHLLRMAELPNVTIQVAPFSVGGLAAAGGPITILRFQEPDLPDIVYLEQLTSALYLDKPDDIDRYLTVMDRLCAEAAEPRHSVRFIKELLV